The following is a genomic window from Rubeoparvulum massiliense.
ACCAATACCAACCTACTATTAATCAATGATGTCCCCTGGTATATTCTGGTGCAGAATATTATCACTGCGCTAATTGGTATCCTTGCCTTCTCTTCCTTTATTCAGAACTGGTTAGGCGTAAAATACCGTTGGTGGGAACGAATTTTAGCCTTGATTGCTGCATTGGTACTGATCCATGGTGGATGGGAAACAGATATCCTAGGTATCATTATTTTCTCATTCCTCTTCTTACGTCATCGCATCATCAAGCGTAATATGGTACAGCTTCCAAGCAGTGTATGAAGGTAAATAATATAGGAAGGGGAACTTGTCCCTCTTCCTATTTTTCATGTATGATTTATATAGATTACTGAGCTGCCAATCAGTTCCATAATAAAAAAGAAAAGATGATGTGAATGAACCTTCATACTTTAGTGACCTTTGTTAAAGTAGTACAGACACGGAGCTTTAAAGAGACTGCGAAGCAATTGAGGATCACCCAACCTGCTGTGACACAGCGGATCCAGGCGCTGGAAGAGATCGTTGGTGTACGCCTACTGATTCGCGATGCAGATGGTGTCCAATTGACCACCGCTGGGACTTATGTATATCAACAGAGCCTTGCTCTTATTAGCCAATGGGAAAGTCTGCTCCAGCATTTTCAAGGCCATGATATCAAAGGACGGATTGTAATCGGTGCAAGTACCATTCCTGCTGCCTACCTGCTTCCTCAGTGGCTCAGCCAGTTTCATCAGCAGTATCCTGAGGTGGAGTTAAATGTACAAGTGGCTGGTACTTCACAAGTTTTACAGCGACTTCGCGAAGGAACTATCGATGTGGCCATTACAGGAGAACCTTCCATGAAAAATGATCTATTTCTCTTTCCCATTCACCATGATCAACTACGGATCATTGCACCTCCCTCCACACCAAGCAGCAAGCGGACCTTTCCAGCACTTTTGGAACAAGAATGGATCTTACGGGAAGCAGAATCAGATACGCGCCATCACTGGATCCGATTCCTTAAGGAACACGGTTATACACTACAAGACTTACACCTCGTTGGCGAGATGGGAAGCTCCGAAGCCATTATCGCCTCTGTGGAAGCGGGTCTAGGTTGGTCCGTTGTTTCACAATTGGCAGCACAGCATGCGGTGAAGTACGGTCGAGTCAGCTTAATTCATGTGGATCATTTAGAAATAACTCGTTCTTTCTATTTTTCTACCCTTGCTGAAAATCAAAATCAAGGATTGATCCAGGTTTTTTCCCAATATTTGAAGATGGTGAACCCCTATATTCAACTGAAAGAATAAAGGATTCCTCATTAATAAAGAAGGTTCAGGCTGGAGTTTTTCACTCCTCCTGAACCTTTATTCTTTCTCATCTGAATTAGCCTAAGGCTACATCCAAGGCCATCATCACAGCAAAACCTACCATTGTACCCAGTGTGGCGAGATCTGTGTTCTTCCCTAACTGTGACTCTGGAATCAATTCTTCCACAACCACGAAGATCATGGCTCCTGCTGCAAAGGAGAGAGCATAGGGCAGGATGGGCTTCATGGCCATCACGGCAACAGCTCCGATTACACCAGCAACAGGCTCCACCACACCAGATAATTGACCGTAGAAAAAGCTCTTGCGTCGGGAAAACCCTTCCCGTCGTAAGGGCGCAGAGACCGCTAAGCCTTCAGGAAAGTTCTGAATCCCAATACCGATGGCAAGGGCAACGGCACCAGCTAAGGTAGCGCCAGGGAGATCATAGGCCAGCGCACCAAAAGCCACACCTACTGCTAAGCCTTCAGGAATATTGTGAAGAGTAATGGCGAGCACCAGTAGGATGCTGCGTTGCCAACCGGTTTGGATCCCTTCTGCCTCACTACGTGGAAGGCCTAAATGCAAGTGCGGAATTATTTTATCAATGAGTGCTAAAAAGAGTCCACCAGAAACAAAGCCAATCACAGCAGGAATCCATGGCTGAGTACTGGTTTCTCCTGCCATCTCAATGGCAGGAGCTAATAGCGACCAGAAGCTAGCAGCAATCATCACCCCAGCTGCAAATCCCAGCATGGCATCCAATACCTTCCGGTTAATCTGGGTAAAGAAAAAGATTAGCCCAGCGCCTGCTGCGGTTAAAAACCAGGTAAAGAGTGTTGCACACAAGGCCTGTATACCTGGTGTTTGTTGTAAAAACCAATCCCACATCTTATTTCCCCTCTTCCTCAAGAAGTGGTATTATTTGATCTTGTTCCTCTTTCCATTCCTTATATCGATCGATTTCGCCTTGAACCTGTTGGATGATAAAGGCGATCACCGCTGCATCATCAAAAAAGCCAAGGGCAATAATCCAATCAGGCACCAGATCGAAAGGCACCACAAAATAGAGAAGTCCTCCCACAATGAAAATTAATGACCGTTTATCCACTTGAGAGTAGATCCCCTGATACCAATCCCGCACCAGTTGCGTTAAAAGGTGTATCTGCTCCTTCAACTCCTGCCAACGTCCCCCGCCATCACTCTTTGCTTCAACCTGATGTAATAAGGAGGATAATTCCTTCGGATTGGCAACCACTTCCTTCGCACGTCCCAACCACTTTCCCTGACGAAAATGGCCAATGATCTTCGATCGACTTGGCATTTTACTCAACTTCATCTCCGTGATTGCCTCCTTTCCTATCTATAATTGTAAACATATTCTGAGGATTGACAACGTGAAAAAGGTCATCCCTAGGCAAATGTCCATGCCTCATTGGATTCCTATACATAGACTATTAGCAAATACGCTTCAGAAAAGGAGTGAAAATATCAGTGACATTACAACGAAAACTCCGTGCATATGCACGGCAAGATCAAAATGTCCAAGAATGGTTGACTAAGAACCGCTCCTGGGTAGATGCCAATCAGCATTCCCTTCAAGCTATCTTCACTCATCCAGAAAAAGAGCAGCGCTTCATTCAGACCATCCGTGGGAAGAACCCTCAGCAGCAATTGATGCGACTTGCACGTTCATCAGTAGTAGAGCAGGGATCCGCAAGGAAGAGACGGCGTAATCAGCTCCACAAAACGCCTACAGAAAGTCGGAGATCACGCTCCACCTCAAAAATGACAGAGAACGTCAAAAAGCAGGAGAAAGGTTCGCTCTTCTCACGTCTGCCACTAGGAAAGCTTAATCTCTCCAACCTCATCAATACTGTTCGGCACGTCAATCAAATCTTAAATACCGTGAACGATTTACGTGGTTCCATCCCGCCCGAACTAATAAAAGGCTTACTGGAGCAAAAAGCAAAAAAGGGATAACCTCTCCAATTATCCATGAAGATTTGCTATACTATAGCCAATTATCATGAATTATGAAAAGAGGCTATTCTGATGCCAATATGGCTTGAGAGTTGGTTCGCAGCAGGGGATCTACTTGCTGCATGTATTAGTATTCTTCTCAATATCGTAATTGCAGTGGTGGGGATCATTCCTAGTCTATTTATTACTGCTGCTAATATTACCTATTTTGGTTTTATTGGTGGGACGCTAATCTCCTTGATTGGTGAAGCTGCAGGGGCATTGGTAGCCTTTTACCTCTATCGTAAGGGTTTGCGGCGCTTTGCCATCAAGAAGCTTCAAGAATATCCTCGTGTTCAGCCCCTCTTTACCCTAGAGGGCAAACAAGCTTTTCTACTCGTATTAACCCTACGCTTACTGCCCTTTATGCCATCGATGATTGTCACGCTTGCGGCTGCGCTAGGAAGAATTACTCCACTTCTCTTCATCTTGGCCAGTACCCTAGGAAAAATTCCTGCACAATTCATGGAAGCCTATTCCGTGCTCCATGTGACGCAATGGACCTGGCAAGGAAAGAGTATTATCACCCTCGCTGCCCTTGCACTTCTGGTTCGAATCTGGCAGAAGGAGAAAGTGAAGCAAAAGAGATGACCACCCGTTCAGTACAGAAACGGGTGGTCTTCCATGTTCATAATTTTTCTAAGTAATTCTACATTCTTCTGTACTTAGGAAGCTTATTCCTCATGCTTCGCCATATGACCAAGTAGATCTGCAACACGGCAGGAATAGCCCCATTCATTATCATACCATGCAATCACTTTTGCTAGATCGCCATCCATCACCATGGTGGATAATCCATCCACAATACTGGAATGGGGATCACCATTATAATCAACGGAGACAAGGGGTAGATCACTAAAGTAGAGGATTCCATGGAGTTCTCCTTCAGCAGCTGCCTGCAAAGCACCATTAATCGCATCGACACTGGTCTCCTTCTCTAGCTCAACGGTAAGGTCAACCACCGAAACATTGGGAGTTGGTACCCGCATGGCCATCCCATTCAATTTTCCTTTTAATTGTGGGAGCACCTTGGCTACCGCAGCTGCTGCTCCTGTAGTTGTAGGAATAATGGAGAGACCTGCTGCCCGTGCACGACGATAATCCTTATGGGGGAGGTCGAGGATCTGCTGGTCATTCGTATAAGAGTGAACCGTGGTCATGAGACCGCGCCGAATGCCAAACTCACGATCTAATATCTTTGCTACAGGAGCCAAACAGTTAGTGGTGCATGATGCGTTAGAGAGAATAAAATGTTCCTTGGGATCGTATGCCTCATCGTTGACACCCATGACGATGGTAATATCCTCACTTTTACCAGGCGCAGAGATAATGACCCGTTTTGCACCTGCTTGTAGGTGTTTCTCAGCGCCTTCTCGGGTCCGAAAGCGTCCGGTGGACTCCACCACATAATCGATCCCCATTTCTCCCCAGGGAAGCTTCGTTGGATCAGCCTCTGCTGTCACATGAATTGTCTTCCCATTGACGATGAGGGCATTCTCTGTGGCTTCCACATCTGCTGAGAAGCGACCATGTACAGAGTCATATTGTAAGAGATGCGCTAGCATCTTCGCATCGGTCAAATCATTGATGGCAACAATTTCAATCTCTTTACTATCGAGGGCAGCACGGAAAACGAGACGACCAATGCGGCCAAAACCGTTTATCGCAACTTTTTTCATGGAAATATCCTCCTTTATGTTGACAGGATTGCTTGAGCAGCTCCCACATCTGTAACGAGAATGTAGGAATATCCTGCCTTTCGACCATAACAAACTACAGCTTGAATCGCTTTACCTTTACTTTTCCCACCAGCTAATGCAATTACTCTTTCTACCTTTAATCCCTGCTGGAGGTGGAGACCAATGGTGGGTGTTTCATAAACTACATCACCTGCTGCTGTAAAAAAGGTACCATAAGCTTCACCAACAGCTGCTCCCTCTTCCAAGCGCTTTAGGATTTCTCGTGGAAGCCTACGCCGCTCAGCCATTGTTGTGGCTTCGCCAATCCCATGCAGAAAGAGACGAGCGTTCTGTAGTAAATGAAGCCAATCCTGCACATATTCTTCCTTTAATAAGGATTGAATCGTCGTGGTACTCATCTGTTCTGGTAAGTTAAAGACTTTATAGGTAGACCCTGTATGCTGGGCACTGGTGACTGCGATTGTACTAGCTTCGTATTTAATCTCTTCGCCTAGACTCCCTCGTGCAGGGACAAATGTAACAGCTCGGCGATTCCAGGGAAGTAGGTAGGTAGCCATCATCGCCATGCTGGTACCACCGTTCACTGCAATCACATCACCATCTCTTACTTCGTTCCGTAAGATCTGTGCTGCCTTCCTCCCCAATTCCTTCTGGGTCCATGGATTTTCATCACAATCTCCAGGTAAGACATAGACACGTTCTACCTGTAATCGTTGCTGAAGCGCTTCCTCATAGTATTGGAGATCCTGCTGCTGTTGGATAATAGGACCCATGACTTGGAGCCATTCAATCCCATCCTTGGAGAGAGTAACACCCAAACGTGAGGTTTCAATTAATTTAGCATCCTTTAATACAGTTAAATCATCACGAATGATCCGTTCTGTGCCTTGGAGTATTTGGGCGATAAGTCGGCGACCTAAGGGCTGCTGAAGCTGTAATAATCGAAGCAGTTGAACACGTCGCTGCCAATCTTGCTTCGCTTCAGGAATCACTCGAAAAAAATCTTGGAGATTGGTATCCATAGTCACCCCCCCATAGCAATGTGGGACTTTATATGTCCTACATGTACGTTTTATGTCCCTACTGATATTTTACCTTGCTTAGTAGTATTTGACAAGTGAGAATGAAAAAAAGTGTTGCCTGCTGAGCAGACAACACTCTGAAAAAAAGATTGAATTGAACGACGATGCTACCTTGTCATGATTTCGGTACTATTAATGATTGGCTTCATGCTTAGCTTGGAGCCGTTTACCTAAGATCATGCCCCCAACAACCAAACCAATACCAACAACAAAAAAAAGAAGTGCCATCAAATAATTGTGTGAAGCTAAACTAATTCCAACTGCTAGAAAGAGTGCAATACAAATAAATGCACTGATCAATGCCATCGATTTACTCAATTGGACCCATCCCCTTCTCCGTCTTCTTCTCATAGTAGACTTGTTTTGCTTTTACTTGGCTAATTTCCATTTCAGGATAGCGAAACGCGGTTAAATAGCCCCCCGTAGCGCACCCTTGATCGATATTGATCGTGTGATTCTGAATGAGTGGTTCAGGAACGGTCTGATGACCGTAAATAATCCAAGGATCTCCCTTGTAGGTGGCAGCCCAGTTGCGACGGATAGGCAAGCCATGCTCATCCCGTTCACCAGTAATATCTCCATACAAAGCAAGTTTACGCACGCTTTGATTATACCTGCCAATCCCCTCTTCTTTCAAGGCACCATGGACCGCGATCACCTTCCCCTCATCGAGCTGGAGATAGAGTGGCGTTTGCTCAAAAAGCTCGATGAATTGCTGTTTTACTTCGTGCTGAATCTCTATAGGCACTCGCTCAAGCTCAGCGATGGTGGTTTCGATGCCATGCTTGGCTTGTATATTCCTCCCTTGGAAAAAACGATAGAGCTTATCACAATGGTTGCCATGAATATAGAGGGCACTCCCATGCTTCCACATGGAATAGACCAAAGCGATCATGGGGAGGCTCTTAGGACCTCGATCCGTAATATCGCCCAAAAAGACGACCCTTCGTCGGGACGGATGAACATACGTTCCAGCCTGCTTCTTGTAGCCTAACTGCTCTAAGAGCTGAAGCGCTTCGTCATAACAACCATGGACATCACCAATGAAATCAAAGGGACCATGTAAATGGCGAAAATCGATGACTGCCTCCTGCAAATCGTTGAAGGACATCGCTTCCTCTCCTTCTTTATGATACTCGTCTTCTTTAACCTGTTCATCGGTTATGACGCTTATTCATTCATCAAATGATTTCCTTTTTAGGTAGGCTATGTGATAATAGGGTCAAATCCACAAGGAGGAATCACGATGACAAGAGAAAGCAAACAGCAGCAACCCTTTATTCTTCCCTTTCAAGGAATTACACCCAATATTCATCCGACAGCATTCATCGCCCATGGCGTTGTGATCTCCGGTGACGTGAGCATCGAAGAGCTGAGTAGCATCTGGTATGGTACCTCCATCCGTGGCGATATCGCCCCAACTCGGATTGGGAAGCGGGTGAATATACAAGATAATTCCACGCTCCACCAGAGTCCCCATCAGCCCCTCATCATTGCTGATGATGTAACAATTGGCCATAACGCCATCCTCCACAGTTGTCAGATCGATGAAGGTGCTTTAATCGGGATGGGAGCCATCATCATGGATGGTGCAAAAATTGGGAAGGGTGCCATGGTGGCGGCAGGTAGTCTCGTTCCTCCGCGCATGGAAGTTCCACCCCAAACCTTAGTGATGGGCTCCCCTGCCCGTGTCATCCGTCAGCTTACTGCTCAAGATCTCCAAGAATTAGAGCGAATTCGTACTTCTTACGCTGAGAAAGGACAGTACTACAAGCAGATGGAAGAGGAGTACTTTACTACTCATTCTCAAGGTTGATAGTGCTTACCCTGCCAAGTATTGCGTCGCTCCATTTCCCACTCAATTCCATTGAGGACCTCCCATTTTTTGAGGCTCCACATGGGTCCGATCAATAAATCTCGTGGTCCATCGCCAGTTAGCCGATGGATCACCATCTCTGGAGGGAGTAGCTCCAGGCTGTTTACCACCAATCGTGTATACTCTTCCTGTGTCAATAAGTGAAACTGACCTGCTGCATACTCCCTGGCAAGGGGAGTCTTTTTTAAGAGATGTAATAGATGAATTTTGATCCCCTCTACCTTGGATTGTGCAACTGCTTGAACCGTCTCCATCATTTCCGCTTCTGACTCACCTGGTAAGCCCAAAATAATATGGGAGCATACACGAATTCCATGGCGTTGTAGCTTCTCAAGTCCCTCAAGGTAAGTGGCGTAGTTATGACCACGATTGATCCGCTCTGAAGTATAATCATGGATGGTTTGTAGCCCTAATTCCACCCAAAGATAGGTACGTTGATTCAATTCTGCCAACAACTCCACCACGTCGTCTGGAAGGCAATCAGGACGTGTGGCAATGGAGAGCCCCACCACATCCGGTTGCTCAAGGATGGTCTCATACATAGCACGGAGCTCTTCCGCAGGGGCATAGGTATTGGTATAGGCTTGGAAATAGCCAAGATATTTGGCATTCGGCCACTTCTGATGCATCATCGTAGTCACCTTTTGGAATTGGCTGCGCAAATCATCGCGGCGATCTCCTGCAAAGTCCCCAGATCCATGGGAGCTGCAAAACGTACAGCCCCCTGTGGCCACAAGGCCATCACGATTGGGACAGGTGAATCCAGCATCCAACGGAACTTTAAACACCTTAGTTCCAAACTGTTCACGAAGATGATAATTCCAGGAGTGATAGCGCTTATCACCCCATAACTGTGGAGTTTTAACAATCTCTTCTTCCTTCATCATGACACCTTCTTCCGCCAATCTCTTATCCACTATGCAGGAGTGGATAAAAAAAATCAAGGCGAGGAAGCACCTCACCTTGTCTAATATTTCATCTTTTAATTGGTGTTACCTAACATACTCCTTACTTTGCAGCGGCATAACGGCGAGCAACTTCATCCCAATTGACAACATTCCAGTAAGCACTGATATATTCTGGGCGACGATTTTGGAACTTCAAATAGTATGCATGCTCCCAAACGTCTAGACCAAGAATTGGTGTTTTACCTTCGGTCAGAGGGCTATCCTGATTGGCTGTGCTCATCACTTCTAGCTTACCATTAGCAACAACGAGCCAAGCCCAACCTGAACCAAAGCGGCTTGCAGCTGCATTGGCAAATAACTCTTGAAACTTTGCAAAGCTCCCAAACTCCTTCTCAATAGCTGCCTTCAAATCTCCTATTGGTTCTCCACCACCAGTAGGGCTTAGTACAGTCCAGAATAAGGAGTGGTTGGCATGACCACCACCATTATTACGAACAGCTGTACGAATGGCTTCAGGTACTTGATTAAGATTGGCCACTAATTCTTCGATAGATTGATTGCCAAGATCCGTGCCTTCAATCGCCTTATTTAAGTTATTCACATATGTAGCGTGGTGCTTGTCATGGTGAATCTCCATTGTCTTAGCGTCTATATGTGGCTCTAATGCATCAAAAGCATATGGTAAATCAGGTAATTGAAATGTCATGATAACATGACCTCCTTCATTGAATTTATTATTCTATTACTAGTATGCCTATGTTATTATCATTTGTCAATATATTAGTTTAAAAAGTATGTTTAACTTGCTTAAAGTGAGCTTACACATATCGACTTGGTTTCTTGAACCCACATTATTTTTCTCGGTGGCATGGTTACTGTACCCAGTTTCATTCTTACTACATAGGGTACATTAAGAAAGGAGTGGATCGTATGACCACGATGAAGCAGTCTCAGATCCTGGCCATCTTTAGGGAATGGCAATATCAGGTCAATCAGGTGCTCAATCAAATTGAGCAAATCCCTGACTCCCGTTCATTTGCTCATGATATCAAGCAATTAAGAGATGACCTCGCACAGATCGGCAGCGATTTCTCCTCTGCTCCTTCCATCAGCTTAATCAACAAAGGGAATCAGGAAGTTGGCAGTTTTTTTTCGACCACCTACCATGGGCAGCAGATTGAAACGGTAAAAGGCTACTGGCAGCAGTTAATTCTCTACTTCCAAGAGTGGGAGGACTACCTATACAAGCTACGAAATGGTGAGCAACGAGCTGCATCCATCCGAAAGATCCCCAGCGAGCGGCAGATTATCTCATGGAGCTACGCTAAAGAGCAAACAACGCCACTGGGTAAGCATCAGCTCCCTGAGCTTCCTTATTCATATGGCGCACTGGCTCCCTTTTTGGAGGAGCAGCTACTACGACAGCACCACCAATTTCATGGCAAGCTAGTCGCTGCCCTTAATCAAGGAGAAAAGGAATTACAAGCTATCCTGGAAGACTCCGAGCGTAGTCTTATCCCTGCAACCATCTCGACCATTGCCCACTTTGGCTCCGAACACTTCCTTCATTCACTCTTTTGGGAGATGTTAACCCAACGAGGAAGAGGTGTCCCTGTTGGTGAATTCGCTGACCAATTAGATGATGATTGGGGAGGTTTTGCAGAATTTCAGCATGTCTTTACCACCACTGCCCAGAGCTTAAAGGGCGATGGATGGGCTATTCTAGGCTGGGCTCCACGGATTCATCGTCTCATTATCTATACTGCAAAAAAGGATGGCTATTCCATGCAGGATACAATTCCCCTTCTCGCCCTCGACCTCTGGAAGCATGCCTATTATTCCCAATATGGAGAAGACAAACACCGCTATATTGAAGCTTGGTGGAACTTTGTTGATTGGCATGGGGTAAACGAGCGTTTTAAAATGGCCCGAATTGTTAAATGGTCTACCGGATGAGGCATTTTTCCTTTGTGCTTCATCCTTGACTATGTTAGAATTAAAACGTACCATATACCCTATACCGTATGAAGCATTTTCTCTTCGCAGAGAATGTGAAAAATATCTCTCCGTAGAGAATGTGAAAATGAATAAGGGAGTGACTGTGATGCAAGTCTCTGATTCCGCAAAGGAAAAAATTGTTGAGCTAATGCAGAAGAAAAATGTAAACACCTTACGTATCTATTTTAGTGGGTATGGCTGAGGTGGCCCCCAAATTGGGATGGCTCTGGAAGAGCCAGAAGCAAATGATAAAGTAGAAACCATCAACGGCATTCAGATTGCAATTGATTCTGTCATCTATGACCAAGTTGCCGATGCTACATTAGATTATCGCAATTCATTCCTTGGCGGCGGCTTTGTCTTCGATGGTGGACAGACCTCTTCTTGCTAACGCCACTGGCAAAAAGCAAAGAGAAGGTGATCTTCAGACACAAGAAGATCACCTTCTCTTTTTAAATTCTAACTTTCGATGTTAATCCCTTACGTTTACGCCTATTGAACAGCATAATGGGGGACACCCGGTCCCTCCACTTCTTAGCCTGCTCATGTGAAGCCTGATGAACCGCAGGAAGATCCTGAAGAGCCTGAGCCGGTAACTGGTCCCTTCACATTGGCCTTAAAAACAGGCTCCTTTCCCTTCTCTCCACATGCTGGACATGGAACTTCATCTCGCTTGGAATAGGAGACAAACACCTGGTATTGATGATTACATGAAGTACACCGAAAATCATAGAGTGGCATCTAAATCCCCCTTTCCTCATTATTATACCCATACAGGTATTTATCAAAGGATATTATAGCGCATTATCTAATGAACGCCAAGGGCGGAAAAATTTGAATCACTCTTTCAATACAAACGCGAGAAAAGTAAGAAATTTTTTATTTATTCTTTCAAAATTCACTTTCTCTATGATATGATAATCATAAGTTACAGGGAGGGACAACGATGAAGAAGAATCGGATCAAACAGCTGAACCTTACGATGCTGATCATGATCACAGCATGGTTTTTATTTGGAATATATGCGGACCTACACCGTGATACGATTTTGGGCTCATTGGATTCAACTGCAGAAGAAAAGTTGACTCAGTACGGTACACTTAGCCAAATCTTTATGATTGCATCAATCCTTGCTCTTGTCGTTCTAATCGTCTTGATAATCGCCCGTTCTGCAGTGAAGAAATCCAATAAATTAGCGTAAACAAGCATATATTCTCACAAAAAAGGTCGTGTCCTCCACGACCTTTTTTTCTTAGTAGCGAAAATGTTGAAGTTCCCCTTGCAGCCCCTCTGACATCCGCTGTAATTGAGAGGTTGCTTCCGACACATCCTTGGTCTTTTGATGCTGGTCTCCCATCCGTTCATTCATCTCTGTGAGCTGCTCATAGCTGGCAGCAAGAACCTGATCGATGCGCCCGATTAATTGTTGAATCATCTCCGCTTGATTCATCACATTCTCTAAATAGGAATCGATGGCAGTCATATCCTGCTCCACCTGTTCGATCTGACCACCCATGGCTAGATATTGGGTCACAGTCCGATTTAAATTATCTTGACTTCCGGAAATCGCCTTATTCTGTGTCTCAATTCGCTGATTTACCGCTAACACCTGTTGGTGCATCTGTTCTAATAAGGTGCCTACATGCTGAGATGCATCCTTCGTACCCTCCGCAAGCTTACGTACCTCTGACGCTACCACAGAAAAGCCTTTTCCATGCTCCCCTGCACGTGATGCTTCAATGGCTGCATTCAACGCCAGTAGGTTCGTCTGATTGGAGATGGCTTCGATCACCTGAATCACTTCTCGAATATCAAGGGAACGTTGTAGCAGTTCCTCCATCACCTGCATGGTATCCTGATTCTCTTCTGCTAAATTGGTAATCTGTTGTTGAGAGCTTTGGATAATCGTACTTCCTTCTATGGTCTCATGGGCAATCTGCTTCATCACTGAACTAGTCTGTTCAGACCGTTGCTTCACTTGTCCCAATGCCTCTTGGATGGCCATAAAGGATTGTGTTGACTGTTCGATCTCTTGTACCAATTCCAGCTGGATCCCCTGCATATGCTGTGTGCGATCGGCAACCTCAGCAGTGGATCGTTCCATGACTTCTGCGGAAGCGGCTAGCTCAGAAGTGGCACCATTCACCTGACGAGCAGTATGCATCGATTGATTGATCACAGCTCGTAAGGCTTCCTGCATGCCATTGATACTTCGAGCTAGCTGCCCTACTTCGTCCTGAGACACGGTCCTCACCGGAGGAACCTGAAGATTTCCCTCAGCCACCTGCTCACTTACATCGAGTAGTTGCTCTAAGCGCTTCTTGATGGGATTGCTTAGGAGATAGCTGAGAACGAGACTCACAGCAATGGAAAGAATGATGGTAATCCATGCGACCCACATGGTAACCTGTAACTGTTCTTGAATCAATACATACTGTGTATCCTGATTCGCTTTGCTCTCCTTTAGCCATGTTTCTGTCCCTGCTCGAACTGTGCCTAATTCATCTGCCACATTCCGGCGCTCATGACTTGCTGTCATAAGACGCCCTTCCTCAATATATTTCACGATGTTAGTAAAACTTTGATCCATCTTACCATTCATTTGGATGAGCTGCTGAAGCTGGATTGTATAGGAATCCGAATGAAGACCAGCGCCTGGCTGTAGTTGGCTTAGCTCCTGCTGTACTCTCTCAAGTTCCTTCAACATCTCTTCTTGGTAATACTCATAGTTACGGAGATACTCCTCCTCCTTCTGGACAGAGAAATCGGCAAGCTGAGCATATTTAAGGTCCATTAGATGGGATAGTCTTTGCATGGAGCTACCAATCTGGTCATGTTCACTTAATAACAAAAATTGATTGGCCACAGTAGAAACCTGGGTTAGCACGAGGATAAAGCCTACGAGAAAAAGTAGTAATAAGGCACTAAAACCAGACCATAATTTTTTACGTATGGAGAGAGATTG
Proteins encoded in this region:
- a CDS encoding gamma carbonic anhydrase, which gives rise to MTRESKQQQPFILPFQGITPNIHPTAFIAHGVVISGDVSIEELSSIWYGTSIRGDIAPTRIGKRVNIQDNSTLHQSPHQPLIIADDVTIGHNAILHSCQIDEGALIGMGAIIMDGAKIGKGAMVAAGSLVPPRMEVPPQTLVMGSPARVIRQLTAQDLQELERIRTSYAEKGQYYKQMEEEYFTTHSQG
- a CDS encoding TIGR01212 family radical SAM protein (This family includes YhcC from E. coli K-12, an uncharacterized radical SAM protein.) — translated: MKEEEIVKTPQLWGDKRYHSWNYHLREQFGTKVFKVPLDAGFTCPNRDGLVATGGCTFCSSHGSGDFAGDRRDDLRSQFQKVTTMMHQKWPNAKYLGYFQAYTNTYAPAEELRAMYETILEQPDVVGLSIATRPDCLPDDVVELLAELNQRTYLWVELGLQTIHDYTSERINRGHNYATYLEGLEKLQRHGIRVCSHIILGLPGESEAEMMETVQAVAQSKVEGIKIHLLHLLKKTPLAREYAAGQFHLLTQEEYTRLVVNSLELLPPEMVIHRLTGDGPRDLLIGPMWSLKKWEVLNGIEWEMERRNTWQGKHYQP
- a CDS encoding superoxide dismutase, which codes for MTFQLPDLPYAFDALEPHIDAKTMEIHHDKHHATYVNNLNKAIEGTDLGNQSIEELVANLNQVPEAIRTAVRNNGGGHANHSLFWTVLSPTGGGEPIGDLKAAIEKEFGSFAKFQELFANAAASRFGSGWAWLVVANGKLEVMSTANQDSPLTEGKTPILGLDVWEHAYYLKFQNRRPEYISAYWNVVNWDEVARRYAAAK
- a CDS encoding superoxide dismutase, which encodes MTTMKQSQILAIFREWQYQVNQVLNQIEQIPDSRSFAHDIKQLRDDLAQIGSDFSSAPSISLINKGNQEVGSFFSTTYHGQQIETVKGYWQQLILYFQEWEDYLYKLRNGEQRAASIRKIPSERQIISWSYAKEQTTPLGKHQLPELPYSYGALAPFLEEQLLRQHHQFHGKLVAALNQGEKELQAILEDSERSLIPATISTIAHFGSEHFLHSLFWEMLTQRGRGVPVGEFADQLDDDWGGFAEFQHVFTTTAQSLKGDGWAILGWAPRIHRLIIYTAKKDGYSMQDTIPLLALDLWKHAYYSQYGEDKHRYIEAWWNFVDWHGVNERFKMARIVKWSTG
- a CDS encoding HesB/IscA family protein, translated to MQVSDSAKEKIVELMQKKNVNTLRIYFSGYGUGGPQIGMALEEPEANDKVETINGIQIAIDSVIYDQVADATLDYRNSFLGGGFVFDGGQTSSC
- a CDS encoding FmdB family zinc ribbon protein, which gives rise to MPLYDFRCTSCNHQYQVFVSYSKRDEVPCPACGEKGKEPVFKANVKGPVTGSGSSGSSCGSSGFT
- a CDS encoding methyl-accepting chemotaxis protein, whose translation is MKRFWQSLSIRKKLWSGFSALLLLFLVGFILVLTQVSTVANQFLLLSEHDQIGSSMQRLSHLMDLKYAQLADFSVQKEEEYLRNYEYYQEEMLKELERVQQELSQLQPGAGLHSDSYTIQLQQLIQMNGKMDQSFTNIVKYIEEGRLMTASHERRNVADELGTVRAGTETWLKESKANQDTQYVLIQEQLQVTMWVAWITIILSIAVSLVLSYLLSNPIKKRLEQLLDVSEQVAEGNLQVPPVRTVSQDEVGQLARSINGMQEALRAVINQSMHTARQVNGATSELAASAEVMERSTAEVADRTQHMQGIQLELVQEIEQSTQSFMAIQEALGQVKQRSEQTSSVMKQIAHETIEGSTIIQSSQQQITNLAEENQDTMQVMEELLQRSLDIREVIQVIEAISNQTNLLALNAAIEASRAGEHGKGFSVVASEVRKLAEGTKDASQHVGTLLEQMHQQVLAVNQRIETQNKAISGSQDNLNRTVTQYLAMGGQIEQVEQDMTAIDSYLENVMNQAEMIQQLIGRIDQVLAASYEQLTEMNERMGDQHQKTKDVSEATSQLQRMSEGLQGELQHFRY